Proteins from one Bifidobacterium sp. ESL0732 genomic window:
- a CDS encoding glycoside hydrolase family 30 beta sandwich domain-containing protein, with protein sequence MTATWIASTPDAKLVETTLASPQNGTAPVAGNGEGNGSDTGGLKLTGEIFQKIRGFGGCFNELGWQALTKYTDENSADTVFHELFGQDEMNFRFNRAPIGANDFAEEWYSYDETDGDYDMSHFSVEHDDKTLVPYIQRAQKYQPDMQLFSSPWSPPTWMKFPKAYNFGRIVMTPENLTAYAKYFVRYIQEYAKRGIKVTQLHVQNEVFADQKFPSCLWSSHDLKVFIRDYLGPAFEREGIDTDIFLGTMNGPEDMSWTGGGYGMSLNNYNRYIDDILFDAKARGYIKGIGYQWAGQNAIARTHESWPELELEQTESECGTGDNSWDYAEYVFHLMNHYFRNGATAYVYWNMVLTEILSTWGWNQNSLYTVDSKTGKLTRNPEWYVMRHFSKYVKPGAVRLGTTGRFNSMGIAFRNPDGSIAVVVQNALERPLDFSFEDPDDATHAVNATLAPRSFNTFVID encoded by the coding sequence ATGACTGCGACATGGATTGCATCGACTCCTGATGCGAAATTGGTAGAAACGACATTGGCATCGCCGCAAAATGGTACTGCGCCGGTTGCCGGCAATGGTGAAGGTAACGGCAGCGACACCGGAGGGCTCAAACTTACCGGCGAGATTTTCCAGAAGATTCGCGGTTTCGGTGGTTGCTTCAACGAACTTGGCTGGCAGGCGCTCACCAAATATACCGATGAAAATAGCGCCGATACCGTGTTCCACGAGCTCTTTGGACAAGACGAAATGAACTTCCGCTTCAATCGCGCGCCGATTGGTGCCAACGATTTCGCCGAAGAGTGGTACAGCTACGACGAAACCGACGGCGACTACGACATGAGCCACTTCAGCGTCGAGCATGACGACAAGACGCTGGTTCCCTATATCCAGCGCGCGCAGAAGTACCAGCCCGACATGCAGCTTTTCTCGAGCCCGTGGAGCCCGCCGACGTGGATGAAATTCCCCAAGGCCTATAATTTCGGCCGGATCGTGATGACCCCGGAGAACCTCACCGCCTACGCCAAGTATTTCGTGCGTTACATTCAGGAATACGCCAAGCGCGGCATCAAGGTGACCCAGCTGCACGTGCAGAATGAGGTCTTCGCGGACCAGAAGTTCCCGAGCTGCCTCTGGAGTAGCCACGACCTGAAGGTTTTCATCCGCGACTATCTCGGCCCGGCCTTCGAGCGCGAGGGCATTGACACCGACATCTTCCTTGGGACGATGAACGGTCCGGAGGACATGTCGTGGACCGGCGGCGGCTACGGGATGAGCCTCAACAACTACAACCGCTACATCGACGACATCCTCTTCGATGCCAAGGCGCGCGGTTACATCAAGGGCATCGGCTATCAGTGGGCCGGGCAGAACGCCATCGCCCGCACCCACGAATCGTGGCCGGAGCTCGAGCTGGAGCAGACCGAATCCGAATGCGGCACCGGCGACAATTCTTGGGACTACGCCGAATACGTGTTCCATCTGATGAACCATTACTTCCGCAACGGGGCCACCGCCTACGTTTACTGGAACATGGTTTTGACCGAGATCCTGAGCACTTGGGGCTGGAACCAGAATTCGCTCTACACGGTGGATTCCAAGACCGGCAAGCTCACGCGTAACCCTGAGTGGTACGTGATGCGTCATTTCTCGAAGTACGTGAAGCCCGGCGCCGTGAGGCTGGGCACGACCGGACGCTTCAACTCGATGGGCATCGCCTTCCGCAATCCGGACGGCTCCATCGCCGTGGTGGTGCAGAACGCGCTCGAACGTCCACTGGACTTCAGCTTTGAGGATCCAGACGATGCAACGCATGCGGTCAACGCAACGCTTGCCCCGCGTTCGTTCAACACCTTCGTCATCGACTGA
- a CDS encoding MFS transporter, which translates to MSDSVVASKAERLAAHNAAIEAAEKDPALSPETGKKVPKKKLVRFGAGFFMFGVFWMTGLGIVSIVLLPEHYKQVVGIRPDVLIGYVNACTAVASLVANLVFGTFSDRSRSRFGRRTPFILFGGVLGGVMLFLTGTTNNAVLLTVYYCLCMFGLNCMIAPMTATISDRIPSGVRGTMSAFYGAGSTIGSPIGSLIGAFFVTNLVPGFALAGVLMFLGGVVAVVLIPREESADYLPPANKGFKDVIMSFRPPKFSTGHDFYKAFVGRLCMLVSYQMISVYQMYIVENYVGQSVKQAAATISVISVITMVVSLVGSIVAGPFSDFIGRRKVPVVVASVCFAIGIAMPWIFPTTTGMYLYAAIAGLGYGVYSSVDQALLVDVLPNKEQAGKDLGILNLATTLGQMCGPLIMSSIVVAAGYSLAFPVAIALALIGCVFIMWIKGVK; encoded by the coding sequence ATGAGTGATTCCGTAGTCGCCAGCAAAGCCGAGCGCCTTGCTGCGCATAACGCCGCGATAGAAGCGGCAGAAAAAGATCCAGCCTTAAGCCCCGAGACGGGTAAAAAGGTCCCCAAGAAGAAGCTGGTGCGGTTCGGTGCCGGATTCTTCATGTTCGGCGTGTTCTGGATGACGGGCCTCGGCATCGTCTCGATTGTCTTGTTGCCTGAACACTACAAACAGGTGGTCGGCATTCGTCCTGACGTCTTGATCGGTTACGTCAACGCCTGCACGGCGGTCGCCTCCTTGGTCGCGAATCTCGTGTTCGGCACGTTCTCCGACCGTTCCCGTTCTCGTTTCGGCCGTCGTACCCCCTTTATTCTTTTCGGTGGCGTGCTTGGTGGTGTGATGCTTTTCCTGACGGGCACCACCAACAACGCGGTATTGCTCACTGTCTATTACTGCCTGTGCATGTTCGGCCTCAACTGCATGATCGCACCGATGACGGCGACCATCTCGGACCGTATTCCTTCGGGAGTCCGTGGCACGATGTCGGCGTTCTATGGGGCTGGCTCCACCATCGGTTCACCCATTGGCTCGCTCATCGGCGCGTTCTTCGTCACCAATTTGGTGCCAGGCTTCGCCTTGGCCGGCGTACTGATGTTCCTCGGTGGCGTCGTGGCGGTGGTGCTCATTCCTCGTGAGGAATCGGCCGACTATCTGCCTCCTGCCAACAAAGGCTTCAAGGACGTCATCATGTCCTTCCGTCCGCCGAAGTTCTCCACGGGCCACGATTTCTACAAGGCGTTCGTTGGACGTCTGTGCATGCTTGTCAGCTACCAGATGATCAGCGTTTACCAGATGTATATTGTCGAAAACTATGTCGGACAGTCGGTCAAGCAGGCCGCTGCCACTATTTCTGTGATTTCGGTGATTACCATGGTCGTCTCCCTGGTCGGTTCCATCGTCGCCGGTCCGTTCTCTGATTTCATCGGTCGCCGCAAGGTCCCGGTCGTCGTCGCTTCGGTGTGCTTCGCCATCGGTATCGCAATGCCTTGGATTTTCCCGACCACGACAGGTATGTATCTCTATGCCGCCATTGCCGGATTGGGATATGGTGTTTACTCTTCGGTCGACCAGGCATTGCTCGTCGATGTGCTGCCGAACAAGGAGCAGGCCGGCAAGGATCTTGGCATTCTGAACCTCGCCACGACGTTGGGGCAGATGTGCGGCCCGCTGATCATGTCGAGCATCGTCGTCGCCGCCGGCTATTCATTGGCGTTCCCGGTGGCCATCGCACTCGCGCTTATCGGCTGTGTCTTCATTATGTGGATCAAGGGCGTGAAGTGA
- a CDS encoding TetR/AcrR family transcriptional regulator: MSKAKQRRIRKSPEERRQEITQAAAKLISTKGFNGISLKDVADEVGMSQPGLLHYVGNKDGLLSPLITDIYDTSGTPEDFLKSGLPGSDPQAPFFPAYLRFLVRHNAGRKMMVQLYMVLETESFNPSHPLHDYFEKRPESVWGYYSKFDWALPEEFRPWTDKMQPVVRQCIEAMDGIQLRWLREPPIDLYDEWLGFEKIIFPDGVWEHYR; this comes from the coding sequence ATGTCAAAAGCCAAGCAGCGCCGAATCCGCAAGTCTCCCGAAGAACGGAGGCAGGAGATTACGCAGGCTGCTGCCAAGCTGATCAGCACCAAAGGATTCAACGGCATCTCGCTGAAGGACGTGGCGGACGAGGTCGGCATGAGCCAACCCGGGCTTCTCCATTATGTCGGCAACAAGGACGGTTTGCTTTCGCCGCTGATCACGGATATCTACGACACGTCCGGCACCCCGGAAGATTTTCTGAAATCCGGATTGCCCGGCAGCGATCCGCAAGCCCCATTTTTCCCGGCCTATCTTCGATTCTTGGTGCGGCATAATGCAGGTCGAAAAATGATGGTGCAGCTCTATATGGTTCTGGAAACGGAATCCTTCAACCCTTCGCACCCTTTGCACGACTATTTTGAAAAACGTCCCGAATCGGTGTGGGGATATTATTCGAAATTCGACTGGGCCCTGCCTGAGGAATTTCGTCCGTGGACCGACAAGATGCAGCCGGTGGTCAGGCAGTGTATCGAGGCCATGGATGGCATTCAGCTGCGTTGGCTGCGTGAGCCGCCGATCGATCTTTATGATGAATGGCTGGGTTTTGAAAAGATCATTTTTCCGGATGGGGTATGGGAGCATTATCGCTGA
- a CDS encoding tRNA-dihydrouridine synthase has protein sequence MTTDNRSTLFSPLTLSTPDGTGLTLRNRTILSPMCQYAVNRQDGVATDWHLQHYGAIAAGGFGMLTIESTGVNPVGRISPYDLGMYSDEQESAHRHLVSFIHSQGAAAAVQLNHAGGRASGKPWLPGIHGGSAPLEEGGWQTVGMTDQSIAEGYRPTTKLDKAGIAQIVSDFAVAARRADAAGYDAIQIHAAHGYLLHQAFSPLINTRTDEYGGSFENRSRLICEVVDAIRAVWPGSKPLGIRISATDWVKGGLDIETTARLMRELVKHHGINWVDVSSGGLVNTPLQPSGPGFHAVLGAQMKQALADTDAVVSVVGGISSPEQAETMLRTHQVDAVSIGRAAMRNPHWPAMAAARLGVPREDIPAAAQYWRAEWNS, from the coding sequence ATGACCACAGATAATCGCAGCACGTTGTTTTCGCCGTTGACTCTTTCCACGCCAGACGGGACGGGCCTCACCTTACGCAACCGCACCATCCTCTCCCCCATGTGCCAATATGCCGTCAATCGGCAAGACGGGGTCGCCACCGACTGGCACTTGCAGCATTACGGAGCGATTGCCGCCGGCGGTTTCGGGATGCTCACCATCGAGTCAACCGGGGTGAACCCCGTTGGTCGGATTTCGCCGTACGATCTTGGGATGTATAGCGACGAACAGGAGTCCGCGCATCGGCATCTGGTCTCCTTCATCCACTCTCAGGGCGCCGCTGCTGCGGTTCAACTCAACCATGCAGGAGGTCGCGCCTCGGGAAAGCCTTGGCTTCCGGGAATTCACGGCGGTTCCGCCCCTCTTGAAGAGGGCGGGTGGCAAACGGTGGGGATGACCGACCAATCCATCGCCGAAGGCTACCGGCCGACGACGAAACTAGACAAAGCTGGAATCGCGCAAATCGTCTCGGACTTTGCTGTAGCAGCGCGTCGGGCCGATGCCGCCGGCTACGATGCCATCCAAATCCATGCCGCACATGGCTATCTGCTGCATCAGGCGTTTTCGCCTTTGATCAACACGCGAACCGACGAATACGGCGGCAGCTTCGAAAACCGTTCGCGGCTGATCTGCGAGGTCGTCGATGCCATCCGTGCCGTGTGGCCGGGCTCGAAGCCGCTCGGTATCCGCATTTCCGCCACCGACTGGGTCAAGGGCGGACTTGATATCGAGACCACCGCACGCCTGATGCGCGAACTGGTCAAACACCACGGCATCAACTGGGTCGACGTGTCCTCCGGCGGACTAGTCAATACCCCGCTGCAACCTTCCGGCCCCGGCTTCCACGCCGTCCTCGGCGCACAAATGAAGCAGGCGCTTGCCGACACGGATGCGGTCGTCAGCGTCGTCGGCGGCATTTCCAGCCCTGAGCAGGCCGAAACGATGCTGCGCACCCATCAGGTCGACGCCGTCTCCATCGGCCGCGCCGCGATGCGCAACCCGCACTGGCCCGCCATGGCCGCTGCACGTCTCGGCGTCCCGCGTGAAGACATTCCTGCCGCCGCGCAATATTGGCGCGCAGAGTGGAACAGCTAA
- a CDS encoding acyl-CoA dehydratase activase-related protein — MADVMETKTTEHEVTPLRVGLDIGSTTVKAVVLDKSSDLKDVLFADYRRHNANVRATVAGLLRDIKKQLEEEGRGSQPINLAITGSGGLGLADDMNVPFVQEVIAETKAIDQVYPEADVIIELGGEDAKITYLKPTPEQRMNGSCAGGTGAFIDQMATLLDTDASGLNDMAKNYKLLYPIASRCGVFAKSDLQPLINDGADKPDLAASIFTAVATQTIAGLASGRPIHGNVVFLGGPLFFLSELREAFARALEGKVDRFIVPENAHLYVAYGSALMCGDDNELDVGQHFEPRSCQEIIDDLEALKNKPVDTATMPPLFPTEEDRRKFNERHHKEQVKVGTLEGAKGPHFLGIDAGSTTIKATLINDDREIVWSSYGTNDGSPLDAAVEIVRKIENELPAEAWIARSCATGYGEGLITTGLHLDEGVVETMAHYRGAEMVSPGVTAVIDIGGQDMKYLAIADGVIDSISVNEACSSGCGSFLQTFAYSMGLTIEEFTQAALNSDHPVDLGSRCTVFMNSSVKQAQKEGATVENIAAGLCYSVVRNALYKVIKLRDSGQLGDTIEVQGGTFLNDAVLRAFELLTGKEVTRPNIAGLMGAFGAALTARMHYEDAHELDESAEHTKSAIVEGDELDHLSMTSERDVCKRCQNRCKLTITTFQDGSRYVTGNRCERGADAKAERSDRPNLYDYKYKRVFAYRRLTDKKAYRGEIGIPRALNMYENYPFWFTLLTNLGFKVRLSGRSSHELFQSGIESIASENICYPAKMVHGHIKWLLDRGVKTIFYPCVSYEENLVEGDTDNHYNCPIVANYPVVIEANMAELREPGIRYMRPYFNLADHELMVDRIVEEFAWTNVTREEAEKAVKAAYAEDKIFKHDVQEEGLRALAYMKEHNCRGIVLAGRPYHIDPEINHGIPETICSLGMVVLSEDSICELQPGQNLHLSDYLDEGEKDPRAKDEGGFREVGDRKVINMPLRVANQWAYHSRLYAAANFVASYPGLELVQLNSFGCGIDAITTDQVSEILADKADVYTLLKIDEVSNLGAAKIRLRSLKAAIEERENNKAKLKKAADMAKLEAKSAVSVAGKGDTMESTKVSVQDEAKNAAEEVKARQEAAAKREAELKDAESKLEDAKAQLAAAQAAVDAAESAKQNADASAAENLAESADSVEDSDNADVPADKQGEFRKTGSKAPTAGRQVLLDSVMKANPKLTESMKEASRRANGKSAAAGSAKAGEASVASSADKSADGKDKKRSKGTISAYAHKVRFQKTMRRDYTIVAPQMSPVHMSLVESVIRSGGYNFDVLKMADQQDVETGLKYVNNDACYPAIMVVGQLVDSIIKGKYDPDKVCLAITQTGGMCRATNYYGLIRKALVDAGYPQVPVIALSTQGIEDNPGFTATPTLLWRAVKALVIGDLLMKCHYRVRPYEKVKGSANKLYEMWDKIVRETIEHHGHSATAKRKIGKGYLPYQTLLNEIVKSFDALPLRNIPRKPRVGVVGEILVKYHPDANNHLVDQIEEQGCEAVVPGIMEFMTTRPYITDWNEKNTGMGGNKKLYALMRWGLDRILNPVRRAIDLSHGKFSQDTPMPELVKMASTVTSIGVQAGEGWLLTGEILELIKSGCPNVVCAQPFACLPNHVTGRGMFGKIRRLHPEANIVSIDYDPGASAANQLNRIKLMIAAAKKADQKLAKAD, encoded by the coding sequence ATGGCTGACGTGATGGAAACCAAGACAACGGAGCATGAGGTTACGCCCCTGCGGGTCGGGCTCGATATCGGTTCAACTACGGTCAAGGCCGTCGTTCTCGACAAAAGCAGCGACTTGAAGGATGTGCTGTTCGCGGATTACCGGCGTCATAACGCCAATGTGCGCGCTACGGTGGCAGGGTTGCTGCGTGACATCAAGAAACAGCTTGAGGAAGAGGGTCGCGGCTCACAGCCGATCAACCTTGCGATTACCGGTTCCGGCGGCTTGGGCTTGGCCGACGATATGAACGTTCCGTTCGTCCAGGAGGTCATCGCCGAAACCAAGGCCATCGATCAGGTCTATCCCGAAGCCGACGTCATTATCGAGCTCGGTGGCGAAGACGCGAAGATTACGTACCTGAAGCCTACTCCCGAGCAGCGTATGAACGGTTCTTGCGCTGGGGGTACCGGTGCGTTCATCGACCAGATGGCGACGTTGCTCGATACCGATGCTTCCGGTCTGAACGATATGGCCAAGAATTACAAGCTGCTTTACCCAATTGCCTCGCGTTGTGGCGTGTTCGCCAAATCCGACCTGCAGCCGCTGATTAACGACGGTGCGGACAAGCCCGACCTCGCCGCCTCCATCTTCACCGCAGTGGCCACGCAGACCATCGCAGGCCTCGCCTCCGGCCGTCCGATCCATGGCAACGTGGTCTTCCTCGGCGGGCCGTTGTTCTTCCTTTCCGAGCTGCGTGAGGCCTTCGCACGTGCCCTTGAGGGTAAGGTCGACAGGTTCATCGTTCCCGAGAACGCCCACCTTTATGTAGCTTATGGTTCCGCACTGATGTGCGGCGACGACAACGAGCTCGATGTCGGCCAGCATTTCGAGCCCCGCAGCTGCCAGGAGATCATCGACGACCTTGAAGCCTTGAAGAACAAACCGGTCGACACCGCGACGATGCCGCCGCTGTTCCCGACCGAGGAGGACCGCCGCAAGTTCAACGAGCGCCATCATAAAGAACAAGTCAAGGTCGGTACGCTCGAAGGTGCGAAAGGCCCGCATTTCCTCGGTATTGACGCTGGCTCGACCACCATCAAGGCGACGCTGATTAACGACGACCGTGAGATCGTATGGTCGTCATACGGCACCAACGACGGAAGCCCGCTCGATGCGGCCGTCGAAATCGTGCGCAAGATCGAGAACGAATTGCCGGCCGAGGCGTGGATTGCGCGCAGCTGCGCCACCGGATACGGCGAAGGGCTGATCACCACTGGTCTGCATCTGGACGAGGGTGTGGTGGAGACCATGGCGCACTATCGTGGCGCCGAAATGGTGAGCCCGGGCGTCACCGCCGTCATTGACATCGGCGGACAGGATATGAAGTATCTGGCCATCGCCGACGGCGTGATTGATTCCATTTCCGTCAATGAGGCCTGCTCGTCGGGCTGCGGTTCGTTCTTGCAGACCTTCGCGTATTCCATGGGTCTGACCATCGAGGAATTCACTCAGGCCGCGCTGAATTCTGACCATCCGGTCGACCTGGGTTCGCGCTGCACCGTGTTCATGAACTCATCGGTCAAGCAGGCGCAAAAGGAAGGCGCCACCGTCGAAAACATCGCGGCGGGCCTGTGCTACTCCGTGGTACGCAACGCGCTTTACAAGGTCATCAAGCTGCGCGATTCGGGCCAGCTTGGCGACACCATCGAGGTGCAGGGCGGTACGTTCCTCAACGACGCGGTGCTGCGCGCCTTCGAGCTGCTTACGGGTAAGGAAGTCACGAGGCCCAATATCGCCGGTCTGATGGGCGCGTTCGGCGCGGCGCTGACCGCCCGTATGCATTATGAGGATGCCCATGAACTCGATGAGAGCGCGGAACACACCAAATCCGCCATTGTCGAAGGTGACGAGCTCGACCATCTGTCGATGACCTCCGAGCGTGACGTGTGCAAGCGCTGCCAGAACCGTTGCAAGCTCACCATCACCACTTTCCAGGACGGTTCCCGTTACGTCACCGGCAACCGCTGTGAGCGCGGCGCCGACGCCAAGGCAGAACGCAGCGACCGGCCGAATCTTTACGATTACAAGTACAAGCGCGTCTTCGCCTACCGCAGGCTCACCGACAAGAAGGCCTACCGCGGCGAAATCGGCATCCCACGCGCGCTCAACATGTACGAGAACTATCCCTTCTGGTTCACCCTTTTGACCAACCTCGGCTTCAAGGTCCGTCTCTCCGGCCGCTCCAGCCACGAGCTCTTCCAGTCCGGCATCGAATCCATCGCCTCGGAGAACATCTGCTACCCGGCCAAGATGGTGCACGGCCACATCAAGTGGCTGCTGGACCGTGGCGTCAAGACCATCTTCTATCCGTGCGTCTCCTACGAGGAGAACCTGGTCGAAGGTGATACCGACAACCATTACAACTGCCCGATCGTCGCCAACTATCCGGTCGTCATCGAGGCGAACATGGCCGAGCTGCGCGAGCCCGGCATCCGCTACATGCGCCCCTACTTCAACCTCGCCGACCATGAGCTGATGGTCGACCGCATCGTCGAGGAGTTCGCCTGGACCAACGTCACGCGCGAGGAAGCCGAGAAGGCCGTCAAGGCCGCGTACGCCGAAGACAAGATCTTCAAGCACGACGTGCAAGAGGAAGGTCTGCGCGCGCTTGCCTATATGAAGGAACACAATTGCCGCGGCATCGTCCTGGCCGGCCGTCCCTACCACATCGACCCCGAAATCAACCACGGCATCCCCGAAACCATCTGCTCGCTGGGCATGGTGGTGCTTTCGGAGGATTCCATCTGCGAGCTGCAGCCGGGCCAGAACCTGCACTTGAGTGACTATCTTGACGAGGGCGAAAAGGACCCGCGTGCCAAGGACGAGGGTGGGTTCCGTGAGGTCGGCGATCGCAAGGTTATCAATATGCCTCTGCGCGTGGCCAACCAGTGGGCCTATCATTCCAGGCTTTACGCCGCGGCCAATTTCGTCGCTTCCTACCCGGGGCTTGAGCTTGTGCAGCTCAACTCCTTCGGATGCGGCATCGACGCCATCACCACCGACCAGGTCAGCGAGATCCTCGCCGACAAGGCCGATGTTTACACGTTGCTCAAGATCGACGAGGTTAGCAACCTCGGTGCGGCGAAGATTCGTCTGCGCTCGCTCAAGGCGGCCATCGAAGAGCGCGAGAACAACAAAGCGAAACTCAAGAAGGCTGCGGATATGGCGAAGCTTGAAGCGAAGTCTGCGGTCAGCGTCGCAGGCAAGGGAGATACCATGGAATCCACAAAGGTTTCCGTGCAGGATGAGGCCAAGAACGCCGCTGAAGAAGTCAAGGCTCGTCAAGAGGCCGCTGCCAAGCGTGAAGCTGAACTGAAGGACGCCGAAAGCAAGCTTGAAGATGCCAAGGCACAATTGGCCGCCGCGCAGGCTGCTGTTGACGCCGCTGAAAGTGCCAAGCAGAATGCCGATGCTTCGGCTGCTGAGAATTTGGCTGAGTCCGCTGATTCCGTCGAAGATTCCGATAACGCAGACGTTCCTGCCGACAAGCAGGGCGAGTTCCGCAAGACCGGTTCCAAGGCTCCGACCGCAGGCCGTCAGGTCTTGCTCGACAGCGTCATGAAGGCGAACCCGAAGCTCACCGAGTCGATGAAAGAGGCCTCTCGCCGGGCCAATGGCAAGAGTGCCGCCGCAGGCAGCGCGAAAGCCGGCGAGGCAAGCGTCGCTTCGAGCGCCGACAAGTCCGCCGATGGCAAGGACAAGAAGCGTAGCAAGGGTACGATTTCCGCCTACGCTCACAAAGTCCGCTTCCAGAAGACCATGCGCCGCGACTACACCATCGTCGCCCCGCAGATGAGCCCGGTGCATATGAGCCTGGTCGAGTCCGTGATTCGTTCCGGCGGCTACAACTTTGATGTCTTGAAGATGGCCGACCAGCAGGATGTGGAGACCGGCCTCAAGTATGTCAACAACGACGCCTGCTACCCAGCCATCATGGTCGTGGGGCAGCTCGTCGACTCGATCATCAAGGGCAAGTATGACCCCGACAAGGTCTGCCTCGCCATCACCCAGACCGGCGGCATGTGCCGTGCCACGAACTATTATGGCCTGATTCGTAAAGCTTTGGTCGACGCCGGTTACCCGCAGGTGCCGGTTATCGCGTTGTCCACGCAGGGTATCGAGGACAACCCCGGTTTCACGGCGACACCGACGCTGCTGTGGCGCGCGGTCAAGGCCTTGGTGATCGGCGACCTGTTGATGAAGTGCCATTACCGCGTGCGGCCGTATGAGAAGGTCAAGGGCAGCGCCAACAAGCTCTACGAGATGTGGGACAAGATCGTGCGCGAGACCATCGAGCACCACGGCCATTCGGCGACCGCCAAGCGGAAGATCGGCAAGGGCTATCTGCCGTATCAGACGCTGTTGAACGAGATCGTCAAGAGCTTCGACGCTCTGCCGCTGCGCAACATCCCGCGCAAGCCGCGCGTCGGCGTGGTCGGCGAGATTCTCGTGAAGTACCATCCCGATGCCAACAACCATCTGGTCGATCAGATCGAGGAACAGGGTTGCGAGGCCGTGGTCCCCGGCATCATGGAGTTCATGACCACGCGCCCCTACATCACCGACTGGAACGAGAAGAACACCGGCATGGGCGGCAACAAGAAGCTCTACGCGCTGATGCGCTGGGGGCTTGATCGGATTCTGAATCCGGTGCGCCGCGCCATCGATCTTTCTCATGGCAAGTTCAGCCAGGACACCCCGATGCCGGAGCTGGTCAAGATGGCCTCCACGGTCACCTCGATTGGTGTGCAGGCCGGTGAAGGATGGCTGTTGACCGGCGAAATTCTGGAACTCATCAAGTCCGGCTGCCCGAACGTCGTGTGCGCCCAGCCGTTCGCCTGCCTGCCCAACCACGTCACAGGGCGCGGCATGTTCGGCAAGATTCGTCGCCTGCACCCTGAGGCCAATATCGTTTCGATCGACTACGACCCCGGCGCCTCGGCTGCCAATCAGTTGAACCGGATCAAGCTGATGATCGCCGCCGCGAAGAAGGCCGACCAGAAGCTGGCCAAGGCCGACTGA